The genome window GACGAGCTGCAGCGCCGCACCCAGACCTTGGACAACATGGCCCCGACCTTCGGCGACTTCGATGGCGACGGCCTGATGGATATCGCGCTGGTGTCGCCCGACTCCACCGAGGTCGACCTGATCCACAACCAGGGCAACCGCCAGTTCTGGTAACCGTCGCGCGGCTCAGCGCTTGCCGTGGGAGCCGAACTTCTCGCGCTCCACCTCGGCCACGTCGGCCTCCACCATCATCTTCACCAGCTGCTTGAAGCCCACCTTCGGCTTCCAGCCCAGCTTCTGCTTGGCCTTGGTGGCGTCGCCGAGGAGCAGGTCCACCTCCGCGGGGCGGAAGTAGCGCGGGTCGATCTCCACGTGCTTCTTCCAGTCGCGGCCGAGCAGCGCGAAGCTCTCGTCGAGGAACTCGCGCACCGAGTGGGTCTCGCCGGTGGCGATGACGTAGTCCTCGGGCTTGTCCTGCTGGAGCATGAGCCACATGGCCTCGACATAATCGCCGGCGAAGCCCCAGTCGCGCTTGGCGTCGAGGTTGCCCAGGAAGAGCTTGTCCTGGAGCCCGTGGTGGATGCGCGCCAGCGCGCGGGTGATCTTGCGGGTGACGAACGTCTCGCCGCGGCGCGGGCTCTCGTGGTTGAAGAGGATGCCGTTCGACGCGTGCAGGTTGTAGCTCTCGCGGTAGTTGACGGTGATCCAGTACGCGTAGGCCTTGGCGCAGGCGTAGGGCGAGCGCGGGTAGAACGGCGTCTTCTCCGTCTGCGGCGTCTCCACCACCTTGCCGTACAGCTCGCTGGAGCTGGCCTGGTAGAAGCGCGGCTGCAGGCCCACGTCGCGAATGGCTTCCAGCAGGCGCACGGCGCCGAGCGCGTCCACGTCGGCGGTGTACTCGGGCACGTCGAAGCTCACGCGCACGTGGCTCTGGGCGCCGAGGTTGTAGATCTCGTCGGGGCGGACGTCGCGGAGGATCTTGTTGAGCGCGCTGCCGTCGGAGAGATCGCCGTGGATGAGGCGCAGGCGCGCGTTGCTCTCGTGCGGATCGCGGTAGACGTGATCGATGCGGTGGGTGTTGAAGGTCGAGGCGCGACGGATGATGCCGTAGACCTCGTAGCCCTTCTCCAGGAGCAGCTCCGCGAGGTAGCTGCCGTCCTGTCCGGTGATGCCGGTGATGAGCGCTTTCTTCATGGTCGTCTTCCGCGATGGACGCTGGCCAATAGCACCGTTCGTGCGCCGAGAAAATCGAACCATTCACATGTGTTTGTGGGAGGCGCTTCCCAGCGCCGATTGGAACCGTCCGACCGATCTGGCGCACAATCGGTCCATGGTCGAGGCCCCGGCCCCCACGCGCCACCGCTACACCCTCGGCGCTTGCCGGCGCTGCGGGGCCTTCGAGCTTCACCGCACCCAGGCGCGCACGCTGCTCCACAAGCTGGCCAAGCGGCTCACGCCGCTGGTGCCCATGCGCTGCCCCGCTTGCGGTACGCGGAGCCTGCGCTTCGCCTCGGCTGCAGCGGCCCGGCCTTCTCCGCCACCCGAGCGCGCGCAGACGGCGCCCATCCACAGTCGACGCGAGCGTCGCCGTCGTCGTCGCATGCGGCGGCGGCTGACCGCGGTGGCGTGGGTGGTGGGCTCGGCGGCCGTCGCGGCGGCGCTTGGCTACGTGGCCAGCATCGGTTGAGCCGGCGAGCCCGCCCGCTGCGCGCTATCTTGCGCGCATGCTCGCGCCCGAAGCGCTGCTCCTGCACCTCTCCGAGTTCAAGCCCTCGCGGCCGAAGGCGAGCGCCGCGTCGTGGGAGGCGCTGAGCCAGCTCGCGCCCATGCACGGGCTCGCGCCGCTCATCGCCTACAACCTCGAGTACCGGCTCGGTGGCGCGGGCGCACCGCAGGTGGTCCGCGACGTGCTGCTCAGCCACTACCAGGGCTCGCTCGCGGACAACGTCTTCAAGTTCGTGAATCTGAAGAAGGCGCTCGCGGAGTGCGCCGACGCGCAGGTGATCCTCCTCGAGGCCGCGGCGTTTGCCGACTCGCTCTACCCGCACGTCGCGTTCCGGCCGGCGTCGGAGCTGCGCCTGCTGGTGCGGCACGCGGAGCTCGAGAAGGTGAAGCACGGCTTGGGCGCGGCAGGCTACGGGCCGACGCCGGATCCGGATCCGCTGGGCGGGGTCGCGGTGGTGACCGACGAGCGCACGCGCATCGTGATTCACACGCGGCTCTTCCCCGACGCGCGCGCGGCCGAAGAGGCCGGGCTCTGGCAGCGTGCCCTGCCCTCGCGCGCGTTCGGGGTGAACGCGCGTCGACCGGCGGCCGAGGACGCGCTGCTCTCCGCGGTGCTCTTGCAAGCGCGCCAGGCCTTCGACGTGCCGTTGATCCAGACGCTCGATCTTCGCGAGCTCGTGCGCGGCGCCCCGGATCTCGGCGGGCCTTACTCGCAGCCGCTCGACGCCAAGCTCGTGCTCGAGCGGGCGGCGACGCTCAAGCTCGAGCGCGCGCTCTGGACGGCCATGGAGCTGCTCGGCGTGCTCTTCCCCGTCGATCGCGAGCGCGCGCAGGCGTGGCAGCCGCCGATCCGGAAGGCGAGCCAGGCGCTCTTGCGGAAGATCGTCGTCGCACCGCTGCAGGATCTCGCGCGCACGCGGGCGCCACGCGGACTGGATCGGCTCAGGGCGCTGCTGGCGGGCGGCTGAGCCGAACCGCGTGACCGATGCGTCGAGCGGCCTCGTCGACTTCGGCCTCCGTCGTCAGGCGGCTCAGCGAGAGTCGAATCGCACCCAGGCCGACGTCGGGCTTCGCGCCCATGGCCTTGAGCGTCAGCGACATCTCCGGCGAGCCCGCGTGGCACGCTGCGCCCGTCGACGCGGCCACGCCCTCCAGCTTCTCCACCAGCTCGTAACCGAGCACGCCCGGGAACGAGACGTTCAGCGTGTTCGGCAGCCGCAGCGTCGGATGCCCGTTGAGCACGACGCTGGGAACTTCGCCACGCAGCTTCTCGAACAGCCGATCGCGAAGCAGGGTCATGCGCGCGGCGTCGTCGGCCTGGCGCTGCAGCGCGAGCTCGCAAGCGCGCCCCAGCCCCACAATCAGCGCCGCCGGATGCGTCCCCGAGCGCAACCCGTGCTCGTGACCTGCGCCGTGCACCAGCGGCTCGAGCTCGAGCCCGCGCTTCACGTACAGCGCGCCAATTCCCTGCGGCCCACAGAACTTGTGCGCCGCGAGCGCGCAGAGATCCGCGCCGAGCTCGGATACGCGCACTGGCAGCTTGCCCACGCTCTGCGCCGCGTCGCAGTGCACGAGCGCGCCGCGGGTGTGCGCGCGCGCGGCGAGCGCGGCCACGTCCTGCACCGTTCCCACT of Deltaproteobacteria bacterium contains these proteins:
- the gmd gene encoding GDP-mannose 4,6-dehydratase; the protein is MKKALITGITGQDGSYLAELLLEKGYEVYGIIRRASTFNTHRIDHVYRDPHESNARLRLIHGDLSDGSALNKILRDVRPDEIYNLGAQSHVRVSFDVPEYTADVDALGAVRLLEAIRDVGLQPRFYQASSSELYGKVVETPQTEKTPFYPRSPYACAKAYAYWITVNYRESYNLHASNGILFNHESPRRGETFVTRKITRALARIHHGLQDKLFLGNLDAKRDWGFAGDYVEAMWLMLQQDKPEDYVIATGETHSVREFLDESFALLGRDWKKHVEIDPRYFRPAEVDLLLGDATKAKQKLGWKPKVGFKQLVKMMVEADVAEVEREKFGSHGKR
- a CDS encoding nucleotidyltransferase family protein, which produces MLAPEALLLHLSEFKPSRPKASAASWEALSQLAPMHGLAPLIAYNLEYRLGGAGAPQVVRDVLLSHYQGSLADNVFKFVNLKKALAECADAQVILLEAAAFADSLYPHVAFRPASELRLLVRHAELEKVKHGLGAAGYGPTPDPDPLGGVAVVTDERTRIVIHTRLFPDARAAEEAGLWQRALPSRAFGVNARRPAAEDALLSAVLLQARQAFDVPLIQTLDLRELVRGAPDLGGPYSQPLDAKLVLERAATLKLERALWTAMELLGVLFPVDRERAQAWQPPIRKASQALLRKIVVAPLQDLARTRAPRGLDRLRALLAGG
- a CDS encoding cysteine desulfurase — its product is MSEIYLDNNASAPLDPEVREAMLPYLGDVFGNSRSAHPRGTRIKAAIEHARAQVAALWGCDPGEVIFTSGGSEANNLSIKGLAFRATQRKHLVMSAVEHLAVSAAVRFLQRLGFSSTTVPVDGQARIDAAAFSAALRDDTLLVCIQHANNEVGTVQDVAALAARAHTRGALVHCDAAQSVGKLPVRVSELGADLCALAAHKFCGPQGIGALYVKRGLELEPLVHGAGHEHGLRSGTHPAALIVGLGRACELALQRQADDAARMTLLRDRLFEKLRGEVPSVVLNGHPTLRLPNTLNVSFPGVLGYELVEKLEGVAASTGAACHAGSPEMSLTLKAMGAKPDVGLGAIRLSLSRLTTEAEVDEAARRIGHAVRLSRPPAAP